ACATAAAATTCGATTGGATTGTCGGGATTTACTGCAAAACCTACGACGCGTCCACTCATTACCGTGGGGCCAATGTTTTTGAAAGGAAGGTTTTTAACGATAGAGTTTTCGGTTAGTGTGGTTTTTTGCTGTAACCCGGTAGTGACTTCACTAACCGAGCTGGCGGGTTGTTGCGCCTTCACCGTAAAAACAAAACATACTACTAAGAGGAAATAGATTTTGAACTTCATAACTATAAATTAAAGGATGAAGATACTCATAAATGGAAAATAGGCAATAGGAATATATTTGAGATTTATTAATTTGCAGCATCTTTATCCGACTCGAATTTTACGGACGCCTTAACTTGAATAGTAATTATGAGTAAATCCGGCAGTGTATTAGAAAAGTATTTAATCGGAGTAATAAATGACAGCCGTCTTGACGTCCAACTACCTGCCATTCTAAATGAATTTTCACATGTATCCCTCTCCAAAAACAGCTATTTCTGTAAAACCGGCTCGGTGTGTGACTATTTCTGTTTTATTGAAAGTGGTATTTTACAACATTCCATTACCATTGAAGGAGAAGAAAAAACTACCTATCTCGCACTAAAAAATACGGTGACTTCTTCGTTAAAAAGTTTTAAAGACCTGGTTCCTTCTAGAAAAGATATCAAAGCCATTAGTGATTGCTCATTATGGGTGATTGATCTAAATACTTTTAATCAATTAATAACCAACAACAGTGCATTCAAAAAATTTTATTACAATTTAATTGAAAATCAGATTTACCTAATAGACGATTATCGTATCGACCTGCTCACACTCACGCCCGAAGAGCGATACAAAAAAATGCTGTCCAATGAGCCTACGTTGTTACAACAGGTGCCTTTGCACTATCTCGCTTCATTTTTAGGTATTTCTACCAGACATATGAGCAGAATTCGGAAAAATGTAATTTAACGCCAAATGGCTACTTCATTGCTGAATTCTTTACTTATTTTTGAACATCTTATTCTTTAGTATTCAATCTTATGAAGTATCATCCAGTAGACCGAAAATTATATAGTAAAAACCGTAAAAACTTTATGGCGCAAATGAAGCCTAAAAGCATTGCCGTTTTTAACAGCAACGATGTTTATCCGGTAAGTGCCGACAGCACCATGCCTTTTCAACAACACAGAGACATTTTGTTTTTGAGCGGGGTCGATCAGGAAGAAAGTATTTTACTGTTATTCCCCGACGCTGCGGATGCACAAAACAGAGAAGTACTTTTTCTGAAAGAAACCAACGACCATATTGCCGTTTGGGAAGGTGAAAAATTAACCAAGGAGCGTGCTTTTGAAGTAAGCGGAATTAAAACCGTGTATTGGTTGGAAGAATTCGACAAGGTCTTTTTTGAATTGATGACTCAGGCCGAAACCATTTATTTTAATACCAACGAACACTACCGTCAGGCAGTAATTACCGAAACCCGTGAAGACCGATTTATAAAAACTACAAAAGCAAAGTTTCCTGCACATAGTTGGGCGAAGAGCAATCCTATTTTACAACGCCTTCGTTCGGTAAAGGATGCTATAGAAATTGACCTTTTACAAACTGCCTGTGATATCACCGAGAAAGGCTTTCGTCGAGTGCTCAAGTTTGTGAAACCTAAGGTTTGGGAATACGAAATTGAAGCAGAGTTTATGCATGAGTTTCTTCGGAATCGATCCAAAGGATTTGCCTATACACCTATTATCGCCAGCGGAAACAGCGCCAATGTGTTACACTATATAGAAAACAATCAACAATGCAAGGACGGCGATTTACTATTGATGGACGTTGGTGCCGAATACGCCAATTACAGTAGTGATATGACGCGTACCATTCCCGTAAACGGAAAGTTTACCAAACGCCAACGGGAGGTATATAACGCTGTGCTTCGGGTAAAAGATGAGGCAACCAAAATGTTGGTTCCCGGCGCATTTTGGAAGGAATATCATGTAGAAGTGGGTAAATTAATGACTTCCGAATTATTGAAGCTGAAATTGATAGACAAGGCAGATGTAAAAAATGAAAATCCCGATTGGCCTGCCTATAAAAAATATTTTATGCACGGCACTTCGCATCATATAGGGTTAGATACACATGATTACGGAATTCTTTGGGAGCCCATGAAGGCCAATATGGTATTTACCGTTGAACCCGGAATCTATATTCCTGAAGAAGGCTTCGGAATACGCTTGGAGGACGATGTGGTAATTCAGAAAAAAGGAGAACCCCTTAACCTGATGCGCAATATTCCTATTGAAGCCGAAGAAATCGAGGAATTGATGAATCGCTAAGGTTTAAATCCCTTGATTTCAAGGTAAAAAGCACATATTTTTTGTAATTTTAGTTTTGGCATATAACCGAAAATTAAAATGAAGTGATGAAAAAATATTTTGTGCTCTTTGCCTTCCTGCTTATTTTTTCCAAGCCTTTTTGCCAACTCCCGGAGAGAAGTTCGGGGCAGGTGGTGACCGGCTCGAACATGTCCATATTTAATGATCCTAATTTTACAATGCCTTCCAATTCGGCGGGACCTGCGGTCCTCAAGTATCAGGAAATTGAAGGCACTCCTTACATCGACAATTCGTCTGAAACCAATGCCGTTCCAATTGGCAAGTTTTATTCTCCCGATTTTGAATATATAGAAACAGCTCTTGCAAGATACAACGCCTATACAGACAATATGGAAGTATCGTTGTTGGAAGATGGAATCGATTATTACTATCTCCGAAAAAAACCGGACTATCTGTATATTGTTTTGGGTAAAAAAACCTATCGTGCATATAATGTAGATGGTAGTTACAAATTCTTTGTTATTCTTTCTGAAAACGATACGCAAAAGTGTACGCTGTTAAAAAAGGAAACCATCGAATTTATGAAAGCTGAAAAAGCCTCCAGTTCTTTTGTGACCGATACGCCAAATAGCTTTAAAAGAGTACGGGATGTTTATTATTTTAAAATGGGGCATCGCCTCTTAGAAATTCCGAAAAATAAAAAATCATTCTACGGTTTATTCAATGAAAAGAAAAATGCGGTAAGAAGTTATATTGAAACCAATCGTTTGAAAATAAATGATGAAGAGGATCTAATAAAGATCTCGAACTATTATAACACTCTTCTTTAGACTCAAATTCCTGAATCAACTTTTTATTGACACTTTGGAAGTTTTATGAAAGAAATTTATTATTAAAAAAATCGCCAAGGCCGGAAGGACCCACCCCAAACTGTGCTCTGCCAACGGAATCCAGGATTTGATTTGGGTAACTGCAGTTTCAGAAATAACGAATTGTAAAAAATCGGGGATGCTGAATAGTAAGGTAACCAGTGTTACGCCCTTAAAAACAACTGGCGAAGCGAATCTTTCGGGAAGGGCATTCAATAAAATTAAAACAATGGTGATGGGGTATATAAACATCAAAGCCGGAACAGCGATGTCTATAATATAATGTACGTCGAATTGTCCCACGGCAACACCCAGTAAACATCCCAAAACTGCTGTAATTCGATATGCGAATTGTGAATTCCCTGCTATCCCCTTTACAAAATCGGACGTTCCTGTCACAATTCCAACGGCTGTGGTAAAGCATGCCAAAGCCACCAACACACCTAAAAATGCAGTGCCGATACTGCCCAACGTTGTTGTGCTTAACAGTGTGAGTAATTCGGTTCTATTTTCTACTTGTAGCGTTCCACTTTTGAAAGCTCCCAAAGCAATGAGGCCACCGTAAATACAAAAGAGTCCGATGCCGGCCCACAAACCCGATTTGGCAATCATGCTTTTCTTTTCTTCATAATTGTAAGTTCCTTGCAGAGCCAAAGAAATTACAATTACGCCACCTACTACCACCCCTCCAATAGCATCGAAGGTTTGATATCCTTCCAGAATACCGCTTGTAAAGGAGTTGTCGAAAATTGAGGCTCGAATGGGTTCAATATCACTAAAAATTCCAATGCCTATTATGGCAAGCAGAATGAGAATGATTAGCGGTGTTAAAAATTTACCGATTAAACTTATAATTTTTGTTCGGTTAAGTACAAAGAGGAGTACCAAGGCAAAATACAAGGAGCTTGTCCAAAGTGACGAGATTTCAAAATAAGGCTGAATTGCCATTTCATAGGTAACTGAAGCCGTTCGGGGAGAAGGTAACGAAACCGAAATCGCATACACAAGTACCGCATACAGTATGGCAAACCAGGGAGATACTTTTTTGGCAAAATCCAGCATGGTCCCTTGCAATCTTGCATAGCCGTAAATCGCCAAAATTGGAATTACCACCGCCGAAACAGAGAAGCCTAACGTAACCCATAACCAGCTTTCCCCTCCATTGTACCCTAAAAAAGGAGGTAAAATTAAATTCCCGGCTCCAAAAAAAAGTGAGAAGAGTGCAAAAGCTGTCACAAAGGTTTGTTTACTGTGGTTCATTGGCAGATATTTGTGTGCCGAATATAGAAAAATGAAACTGAAGTATCAACACACATCGCTCTTTTATGAAGTTTCTGGACAAGGTCCGGTTATGGTATTAATTCACGGGTTTTTAGAAAGTGCCACCATGTGGAAGAAGCTCGTGCCCGAACTAGCGGCAAAGTATAAGGTCGTAACATTAGATTTACCCGGGCATGGAGCCAGCGGGTGTCTTTCTGAAACACATTCCATGGAGCAAATGGCGGATGCTGTTCGAAGTATTTTGCAACATCTTAAAATAAAGGACGCCATTATAGTTGGACATTCTATGGGGGGTTATGTTGCTTTGGCTTACGCCGAATTGTACACGAAGGAAATCCGTTCGTTGGTATTGTTAAATTCAACTCCGGCGGAAGATTCCCCGGAACGAAAAGAAAATAGAACCCGTGCGCTGGAGGTGATTGAAAAAAACAGGAAGGCATTTATAAGTATGGCAATTGCTAATTTATTTGCCGAAGGTTCTCAAACCAAGTATGCTTCAGAAATAAAACAGCTGAAAAAAGAAGCGCTTGCATTTCCTCCCGAAGGCATTACTGCTGCCGTTAAAGGGATGCGCGATAGGAAAGATCGCACTTCAGTATTAAAACAGTTCAAAAAAAATAAACTGATGGTCTGTGCCACCGAAGATCCCATTATCCCATTTGAAGTGGTCGCTGTCTGGGCAAAATTTTGTGAAACTCCCTTAAAAAAAGTAAAAGGAGGGCATATGAGTCACATTGAAAATAAAAGTGAAATTCAGAAAATTTTGCACTTCATCGAATAATATTGCACTTAATCGTGTTTTGTAACAATATTTTTATATATTTAACAAAACAAAAACCTGAACCATGAATAATCTTTCCCCAAAAACATCGGTTTCGTTATTAGGCGTGCTCTGCGCCACTGTAGGTCACCATTACAAAGTGACCCGAAAAGTGACCAACCACATCAACGAGTATAAATGCACTCATTGCGGACGCGAAGTAACAGACAACCAAAGCGGAAAATTGGAAACCCTCACTCAAAAGATTAAAGAAGTGAATACCAACGTTGCCGAATTTTTTCAAAAAAGGACCAATCGAATTCCTATTCAATAACCTATGAAAAATATAGTCTGTAAGCTCAAGGGACACACCTTTACCCAAATTAAAAAAGCGCCCTCTTCTATCTCGGAGTATGAATGTTTGCATTGTAAACAATTATATACCACAGATGGGTACGGGCGTATGGTGAAACTAACCAAATATTGGCAAGCCAATCATCAGTTTTTTGAAAAGCACTTTACAAAACAATCTGCATCCTAAAAATTACTCCTCTTTTTGAAGAGAATTCCAACCCCGTGCGATCAACGGGATTTTAGTATTGGCTCGCGTGATTAAATGTGTTCCTTCCTTTTTGTGAGAAATGTGCCCAATTATGGTTAAATGCGGATTGGCTTTTATCTTCGGAAAGTCTTCTGTGCCAATAGTAAATAACAATTCATAATCCTCTCCCCCACTTAAGGCGATCGTTGTGCTGTCCAAATTAAATTCTTCACAGGCACTAATAACCTGCGGGTCCAAAGGAATTTTATCCTCATACAAATTACACCCAACTCCG
This genomic stretch from Ulvibacter sp. MAR_2010_11 harbors:
- a CDS encoding Crp/Fnr family transcriptional regulator yields the protein MSKSGSVLEKYLIGVINDSRLDVQLPAILNEFSHVSLSKNSYFCKTGSVCDYFCFIESGILQHSITIEGEEKTTYLALKNTVTSSLKSFKDLVPSRKDIKAISDCSLWVIDLNTFNQLITNNSAFKKFYYNLIENQIYLIDDYRIDLLTLTPEERYKKMLSNEPTLLQQVPLHYLASFLGISTRHMSRIRKNVI
- a CDS encoding aminopeptidase P family protein; this encodes MKYHPVDRKLYSKNRKNFMAQMKPKSIAVFNSNDVYPVSADSTMPFQQHRDILFLSGVDQEESILLLFPDAADAQNREVLFLKETNDHIAVWEGEKLTKERAFEVSGIKTVYWLEEFDKVFFELMTQAETIYFNTNEHYRQAVITETREDRFIKTTKAKFPAHSWAKSNPILQRLRSVKDAIEIDLLQTACDITEKGFRRVLKFVKPKVWEYEIEAEFMHEFLRNRSKGFAYTPIIASGNSANVLHYIENNQQCKDGDLLLMDVGAEYANYSSDMTRTIPVNGKFTKRQREVYNAVLRVKDEATKMLVPGAFWKEYHVEVGKLMTSELLKLKLIDKADVKNENPDWPAYKKYFMHGTSHHIGLDTHDYGILWEPMKANMVFTVEPGIYIPEEGFGIRLEDDVVIQKKGEPLNLMRNIPIEAEEIEELMNR
- the brnQ gene encoding branched-chain amino acid transport system II carrier protein, whose product is MNHSKQTFVTAFALFSLFFGAGNLILPPFLGYNGGESWLWVTLGFSVSAVVIPILAIYGYARLQGTMLDFAKKVSPWFAILYAVLVYAISVSLPSPRTASVTYEMAIQPYFEISSLWTSSLYFALVLLFVLNRTKIISLIGKFLTPLIILILLAIIGIGIFSDIEPIRASIFDNSFTSGILEGYQTFDAIGGVVVGGVIVISLALQGTYNYEEKKSMIAKSGLWAGIGLFCIYGGLIALGAFKSGTLQVENRTELLTLLSTTTLGSIGTAFLGVLVALACFTTAVGIVTGTSDFVKGIAGNSQFAYRITAVLGCLLGVAVGQFDVHYIIDIAVPALMFIYPITIVLILLNALPERFASPVVFKGVTLVTLLFSIPDFLQFVISETAVTQIKSWIPLAEHSLGWVLPALAIFLIINFFHKTSKVSIKS
- a CDS encoding alpha/beta fold hydrolase, whose product is MKLKYQHTSLFYEVSGQGPVMVLIHGFLESATMWKKLVPELAAKYKVVTLDLPGHGASGCLSETHSMEQMADAVRSILQHLKIKDAIIVGHSMGGYVALAYAELYTKEIRSLVLLNSTPAEDSPERKENRTRALEVIEKNRKAFISMAIANLFAEGSQTKYASEIKQLKKEALAFPPEGITAAVKGMRDRKDRTSVLKQFKKNKLMVCATEDPIIPFEVVAVWAKFCETPLKKVKGGHMSHIENKSEIQKILHFIE